Proteins encoded together in one Vigna angularis cultivar LongXiaoDou No.4 chromosome 5, ASM1680809v1, whole genome shotgun sequence window:
- the LOC108340231 gene encoding mannan endo-1,4-beta-mannosidase 2 produces MLQKVFKRYRIMVGGNGLFYPVVGFASIVLFIYMSFGDVKFGFEEEVELAFVERNGTQFMVDGKTFYINGWNSYWLMVQSVDEYSRPRVREMLKAGAKMGLTVCRTWAFNDGDYNALQSSPGVFNEQTFKALDYVIAEARKHGIRLLLSLVNNLHAYGGKTQYVKWAWQEGVGLSSSNDSFFFDPSIRSYFKNYIKTILTRKNTITGIEYRNDPAIFGWELINEPRCMTDPSGDTLQDWIEEMSAFVKLIDKRHLVTVGLEGFYGPNDPKRLTVNPEDWASRLGSDFIRNSLISNIDFTSVHIYPDHWFHEQVFEDYMKFVSKWMLSHIEDGDKVLNKPVVFSEFGLSDINFTMSERKTMYKTILDISYKSAKKNRSGGGCLVWQFLVGGMQEFSDDFGIIPWEKTPIPSLFIEQSCRLAKVKEWAHKDKSFKQFC; encoded by the exons ATGTTGCAGAAGGTGTTCAAGAGATACAGAATCATGGTGGGTGGAAATGGTTTGTTTTACCCTGTTGTGGGGTTTGCATCGATCGTGTTGTTCATATACATGTCTTTTGGGGACGTGAAGTTTGGCTTTGAGGAGGAAGTGGAATTGGCTTTTGTGGAGAGAAATGGAACTCAGTTTATGGTGGATGGGAAGACTTTCTATATTAACGGATGGAACTCTTACTGGTTAATGGTGCAATCTGTAGATGAGTATTCCAGGCCAAGGGTGCGTGAAATGCTGAAGGCTGGGGCCAAGATGGGGCTTACTGTGTGTAGAACTTGGGCCTTCAATGATGGTGACTACAATGCTCTTCAGAGTTCTCCTGGTGTGTTCAATGAGCAAACTTTCAAG GCCTTGGACTATGTTATAGCAGAAGCAAGGAAACATGGAATTAGGCTGCTCCTTAGCTTAGTAAATAACTTGCATGCATATGGTGGGAAGACTCAATATGTTAAATGGGCATGGCAAGAAGGAGTAGGGCTAAGCTCATCTAACGATTCCTTCTTCTTTGATCCATCAATTCGCAGTTATTTCAAGAATTATATCAAG ACAATTCTGACAAGGAAAAATACTATAACTGGAATTGAATATAGAAATGACCCTGCCATTTTTGGTTGGGAATTGATTAATGAACCTCGGTGCATGACTGATCCTTCTGGTGACACTCTCCAA GATTGGATAGAGGAAATGTCAGCTTTTGTCAAACTCATCGACAAGCGCCATCTCGTGACGGTTGGACTCGAAGGTTTTTACGGTCCTAATGATCCAAAAAGATTGACGGTGAACCCTGAGGACTGGGCATCTCGACTTGGATCTGATTTTATAAGGAACTCTTTAATCTCAAACATTGATTTCACCTCTGTTCATATCTATCCTGATCACTG GTTTCATGAACAGGTATTTGAAGACTACATGAAATTTGTGTCCAAGTGGATGCTTTCTCACATTGAAGATGGTGATAAGGTACTGAACAAGCCCGTTGTGTTCTCTGAATTTGGATTGTCAGACATAAATTTTACAATGTCGGAGAGGAAAACAATGTACAAAACAATTTTAGACATATCGTACAAATCTGCAAAGAAAAACAGGTCTGGAGGTGGATGTCTGGTTTGGCAATTCTTGGTTGGAGGAATGCAGGAGTTTAGTGATGATTTTGGAATCATCCCTTGGGAAAAGACACCAATTCCTTCACTGTTCATTGAACAATCATGCAGATTGGCGAAGGTGAAGGAGTGGGCACATAAGGACAAAAGTTTCAAACAATTTTGTTAG